One stretch of Enoplosus armatus isolate fEnoArm2 chromosome 1, fEnoArm2.hap1, whole genome shotgun sequence DNA includes these proteins:
- the LOC139296535 gene encoding proteasome subunit alpha type-4-like — MSRRYDSRTTIFSPEGRLYQVEYAMEAIGHAGTCLGILAKDGVLLAAERRNIHKLLDEVFFSEKIYKLNEDLACSVAGITSDANVLTNELRLIAQRYLLQYQEPIPCEQLVTALCDIKQAYTQFGGKRPFGVSLLYMGWDKHYGFQLYQSDPSGNYGGWKATCIGNNSAAAVSMLKQDYKEGEMTLSSALALAVKVLNKTMDVSKLSAEKVEIATLTREGGKTKIKVLKQKEVEELIKRHETEEAKAEKDKKDKEQKEKDK; from the exons TCTCGCAGATATGATTCCCGAACAACCATATTTTCTCCGGAGG GACGCCTGTATCAGGTGGAGTATGCAATGGAAGCGATCGGTCACGCTGGAACATGTCTGGGGATTCTAGCAAAGGACGGAGTGCTGTTAGCAGCAGAGAGACGCAACATCCACAAACTGCTTGACGAGGTTTTCTTCTCTGAGAAGATCTACAAGCTCAATGA AGACTTGGCCTGCAGTGTTGCTGGGATCACATCAGATGCTAATGTACTGACAAATGAGCTGCGGCTAATTGCACAGAG ATATTTATTGCAGTACCAGGAGCCAATACCCTGTGAGCAGTTGGTGACAGCCCTGTGTGACATCAAGCAGGCGTACACACAGTTTGGAG GTAAGAGGCCGTTTGGTGTTTCTCTGCTGTACATGGGCTGGGACAAACACTATGGCTTCCAGTTGTACCAGAGCGACCCCAGCGGCAACTATGGAGGCTGGAAGGCAACCTGTATTGGCAACAACAGCGCT GCTGCAGTGTCCATGTTGAAGCAGGActacaaagagggagagatgactctgtcctctgctctggCTTTGGCTGTCAAAGTCCTCAACAAAACAATGGATGTCAGCAAGCTCTCAGCAGAGAAAG TGGAAATTGCCACCCTGACACGAGAAGGCgggaaaacaaaaatcaaggtgctgaaacagaaagaagtAGAGGAACTCATCAAGCGACACGAGACTGAGGAGGCCAAGgctgaaaaggacaaaaaggacaaggagcagaaggagaaggacAAATGA